GGTACAAGGTTTGTCACAGATTAGTGTCAGTAGTAGCCAATGCAACATGCAGTACATCAGTCAAAACAGCCAATGCCCTAGAGTAGACTAGGATAGTAGGGACTATCCTGCCCTTCCAACTGGACTCTTTTTAATTTGTATGATAGCTGCATGTGAGATGATTTTACATCAAGGTTATTCCATACTCAGCACGTTTGCTGCATCCGTTAGTCTGGACCAGGGTTAAGTGCCTTCCTCCTAAATAGATAGTAAATCACCACTTAGAGAGAGGGGCTACTCAGGGCCCTAAGAGCTCTTCCGCTTCCTCTCCTGGGATTGACGGTCGCGCCTCCGAGATCATCTCCGTGAAACATGAGCTAGCGAACTAGCGATCTCTTTGAATGTTTGTCTCCTTACTAGATGATAAGCTTCATTTTGGTTTGATCATTtggtttatttacattttttatcatgtttactTTGAACTTATGGGGATAAATTGTAACTAAATGATGCATTACAAACTTATCACGACAAATCAAACCTCGCAACCGCCGATGCGATGGGAAATAATTAAGCAAAATGGAGCCATTGTAAATTATTGACTACCTTTTTCATGCAACATGTATCAACCCAAATTACTTTTCTGGATCTTTCACTAAGTATAAAAAAAGAGTAAGGTCATTTAAGAAATATTACCGATGGTTGGGGTGATTCATTACACTCTCTCTATTGCTCAGAGATCTTGCTGGTGTTCAGCGGGCGGAGGCGGTCCACGGAGGTTCCCGACTCGTGCCTCCAGGAAGCCCTTCGGACTAGACTCAGAGTGGTGGAGAGCAACAGCCAGGACGTCATCCAGCTCTTTAAGGTTGGCTGTACTGATGAGACGATGCTCCTTTAATGGCCGACAGTTTAGTCAAATATTAATGATTAATAACTCTTATATTTCCTCTAAAATTATGATGCAGATGGGATTAGATCTATACCTATACATTGCATTGAATCCATTAGACACTGTAACGTAACGGCATATACAATGTTTGTCaacttatttttctcttttttttatcatatatttttatatatatattaattcattaattgtTGTCTAACAGGAAATATTAAGATTAgatttgattggtgtgaaaCATGATTATCTTTATCTTCAGGACTTATCTGCCCGCCTGGTGTCTGTCCATGCTGAGAAAGACAGCTTTCTGCTTACCTTCAAGACCGTGGAAGAGGTCTGGAAGTTTTCAACCTACCTAGCACTAGGTAGGAGGATTGATCACCGTCCTTTCATGGGAGGCTTAAAAGAGCATGTTATGTTCATGCTGTTGTCATGTTAATATTATGATAATGATATTATCACTGCATGCCATTTATGTGCATGCACATTCATCAATGTCTATGGATCTATGGGTGTCTGGTTCCAGGTTACGTAGCACGGTGTTTGGAGAACTTCCTGTTCGACCATACCTTCTGGCTGGACCCAGAGCTGCTCAGTGACCTGGAGATCAACGTGTCGGTGGATGAGGAGCACCTGGCCACCCTCTACCTAGGCCTGGTGGTCCAAGAAGGTGAGCAACGACACCTCCGTCAGTGGTTTGACGTGCAGATGAACCGACCCAAAGCTTCTTTCTCTCGCAAAATCGAACTTGACTAGGTCCCACATTTTCTCTTCAGACAATGAGATTCTAAAAGTGGGTAAGGGAGATTCTAAGTGATAAGTCATTCATTGTTACTACTGAGTAATTGTTTGCGGTAAAACATTCATATTTTGAATAGGGTTATGCATTTTCATTAGATCTGTGGTTTATTGCCAGATGTAGGCTATGTTTCCAATGCAAATTCTCTGATAAAACGATTCAGAGTCATCTGAAATTAGGCTACTATCGTTTTATATTAATCCAGATTCAGATTCCTGAATTAATCCTTGGGAAAATTGTTTCAAATTAATTAAAGATGTAATATAATACCATTTTAGATCTAAACCTCCAAcagttcaaaaaaaaaaaaagagcaaagaaaACAGCATATCCCCTGTCTCATTTGATTTAGCTTCTTTTCGGGTAAATACTATCTACGATGGTAGATAGTTAGTTAATTGTCCCTCTTTCATTTTACTGACAATTAACAGGAGGTCATGCACATACCACCACATGTCCTCCGTTGCATtcagcacacagacacgctaCAATACACCTCCAGTTCTCATTCCCGCTCTGTCAGACCATATCGGTTTACCATGACAAAACCCCAGTGTATTCCCTGGAATTCCTATAATTGGATTATGTTCTAAAGGGATCTGCAGGAATAGGCTCCGACCTCTCACTATATACTGGATATGATTCTTTCCATGTTCATCAAAATAACAACATATTTCCACAGAGGCAATATTGCTACGCCTCttttattgatttatatatTCTTTCCTGTATGGACCTTGCATGTTTCTTGCTGGGCAGCAAGGCGTCTGGGAAAAACATTATTGGAGTGCATTGCTGGCATATAGCACTAAGTATTGCATTAACCTAATAGCGGTAAATGAAACATCCATCATTGGCCAGCTGCTGAATAAGCACGCTCGGGCAGGATTTGCTCATACTGCGCATTTAGGATCCCTGTATAAAGAAATCCAATGTGACAAGAGCCACTATAGAATAAACaagtttttgtgttttatgcTGACTTGCACACATTTGTTTCTTTCTtgtctgaatcacttttttcGATCTGGGGGTTTTTTCCGCTCTTCCCAGGCTCCTTCTTCGCCAAGGCCCTGTGCAGGAGCACTAATCAGGATGAGGAGtatgaggtggaagaggagctgTCCTTCGAGAGGAATGACCTGTTGATGGTGAGGGACACCGGGCAGGACGGCATGTGGGAGGGAACGCTGCTCTCCACCGGGCTCCACGGCTTGGCGCCCGTCAAATCCATGCAGCCCCTGCCTTACCCCTTCTACCAGTGAGTCATTGCATCCATTTTGCCCTCTCAACACTTTTTCATTCTGACCTGCGTCAAGAGCGTGCCTTCTTCTTAAGTTTTTTTGAAACGTGTTGGTGGCCTTTTGTGCCGTTGTCAACCCCTTTGGACACGTTGCTTCCTGTTTGGTCAGGTGGTTCCTGAGGAAGTACCCAGGGATGGCTGGATGCTCGCCAGCTGACAAGGAACACTTTGAATACCCTATTGGTGAGGCTGACCTCTTCAACATATTACCGCTCACACTGTCATCGTACAGGCTGTAACCAACATCTATTTCTACTATGTTACCCAGTCTTACTTAGATAGTTCATGTTTTACAGTCTGTCCTAATGCGTTGCTTTTACCTGTTCATCTCCCTCACTCTATACATAATGCAAATAAGATGATAgtacatttatttagctgatGCTAATGTCCAAAGCAACTTTCAATGAGAGCATTCAGCGTTGAAAAAAGTACTACATACAATTCCTCAAATCAACAAACTGCTCTTACGGCTACATTATAAAAAACAGAGATTATTTTTCGATTCATCGGCCAACATGCAGTCGGAACAGATGTCTGCTGCGGAAGATGGGTAGGGTTCCAGCAGTCCTGGGGGGCTCGTTCCACCATTGCAGAGTCAGGACAGCAAACAATCAAGATTCTGTTGAGCAGCAGGCAGCTGGGGTCCCCACGTAGTGAGGGAGTAGCAAGCCGTTTGGCATTCTTGGACCATAGTGGACGGGTTTAGGTGCATGGTTTGACTATGCCCTGGTTGTAGGATCGGCCGGAGCCATGTACCAGTGAATCAGATTCGACAGCACCCAGTAGTCGGTGCAGGGGGCCGAGAAGTGCTGTAGTGTCTGAGCACTTGGGGAGGTTGAATACCAGCTGTGCAGATGAGTCATAAGGTTGTTCTGGAAGAGGTACGCAGAGATCTGGGAAAAGACTGCAGGCTCAAGTTTTATGGAAATTAATTGTAGAAGAGAGACATCCGTAATTCCGGTGGATAGATATTCTTGCTGGGTTCACGTGTTGAACATAAGCATGGAtagcaatgtgtttgtgtgcaaaatAAATCCTGCTGCTTACTGATCCTCCCAAGTTAGCTCAGGTAGACCTACCAACCTATGAGGTTCAACAAATTACAGAATAGGAATAGGTTATGGAGACTCATGTGTTTTAACTCTATATTTATATCGTTGGCTAATCCATTGATCGTTAACTTCTAGTGAGCGGTACCTGTGTGGCCGTGGAGGACCACAGTCCGCTGGGGCGGGACGAGCTCCAGCTGAACAAAGGAGATGTGGTGGAGATCCAGGGCTTGCTGGTCCGAGGCCTGGACATGTTCATCGGCACACAGACGTCCACGGGACAAACTGGCTTCGTACGCAAGGCCCACGTTAGGCCTCTGGACGTTGTCCCACTGTGAGATACGACTGAAGGCTGCTGCCTTCACTTTTAATTTCACTTTCTAATTCATGATATTGTTTGACAGCATGGGTCAGATGCCAGTGCTTCATTGTTGTTTTAACATGTGAGTGCTGCAATCCAagcatatatttattataatgcaatttatatttatgtttaaaatgtttacggGACTGCATTAGCTCGGGAGGTGGAGCAGATCGGCTCCTCTAGTCTTAAGTATCCTGAAGTTCTTGAGTAGGGCACTTAGCTTTTCTCCCGGAGCGGTCGACTGCCACCATGCACAGGCGATAATTGAATGTCTGAGGGGAAGAAGTATCAAATGTAAAATCACCTTGAGCTCGTGGCACAGTTGCTCAATCAGCACGCCAACTATGTTTGCAATCCACCATTAGTGAGCGGGGTTCGATTCAAGCTTGTGGTCCTATACTACATGtaattccctctctctttcaacccACTTTCCAATCTGTCTTCACTACCCATAAAGGCTCACAAAGTACCCATACAAAATACCCTGAGCAGATCCCAGTCAGTCATCTAGTATCTTGTGTCCGTGCGTGCATCAGGGAGGTTAGGCCGGGTAAGACTGGGCCAGAGAAGTGGGCGAGCAGATGTGACAATACTTGCTTTGTCTTTCCTTTCTCCTCGCAGAGACGGACAATTGGTCTTtctgacggaggaggagagggctgcTCTGGCCCAGGTTAACCCCTGCAGCCCGGAGCCCAGCGAACCCAGCAGCCTGCTGGAGAGCCTGTTCTCATCCGACATCAGCTCTGTGTACAGGCTAGGtaagggatgtgtgtgtgtgtgtgtgtgtgtgtgtgtgtgtgtgtgtgtgtgtgtgtgtgtgtgcgtgtgcgtgtgcgtgtgtgcgtgcgtgcgtgcgtgcgtgcgtgcgtgcgtgcgtgtgttgtggcATCCTGCCAcctaaacctcggcccggacggATCCGAGGTGGGGTGATTGACGGcgtataccgccgccacccaaTGAGTGGCGACGAAGAGCATCActctctccccaatcagcgagattgtgggacacctggccggaggcagaggagccattttaaaaggagcaggaggactgaCATTCGGGGAAAGACCAGGAGCGAGAGGCAACTGAGAAGCGCTCGGGTCCGCGAGCggctagaggctcacggaggccctagagaacGCGATTAAATGATTTAAGTTGTATGCATTAAATCCCGATTGCGGCTTAACCCTCGTTAAAGTGTGACTCGTACCTGGTCCCCGGCACATTGGGGTAGCGGGTTACCacagtttgtgcgtgtgtgtgggtgtgagaacGGTTATGTTCCGTCCAAAACTGAATGCGAAAAATGTCAACAAGATCGGGCTGCAGTCTAGTTTTACATTTGGCTGATCCTCAAGATCCCAAGTGACTCATAAGCTTATCAGAGAGCAAGCAAAGTACTCAATTTCGGAGAATAAATGCATTTAAATGCGGCTCAGCACCACCTAGATTGCAAAGGAAATTCGATACGAGTCAAAGATGGCTGTAGGAATACTTGGTTTACCTTTATGGACTCAAATGTCACAACCAGTGTGTTAACATGCAACAATAGTGCACTGTAAAGGAACCAAGGAATGTAGTTTAGCAGAAAGAGCTTGGGGGCTGTTTGGTTATTCAAGGAATGTAAATTGACGCAGTCTGCAAAGTACCATAACATTGTATGTGGAACAAAGCATTTCATTCCAACTAAATGTTTTACTTCTTCCTTGCCTTTGTCCTACTCTTCCAGACAGATTGGATGATTGTGACTTCATGTACATTAGAAACCGACCCAAACAAGGTATTATTACATGGCTTGTTGTTTAGAGTAAATTTGTTTTAGAGTTCATAATCTTCTCAGTTGTTTAGTGTTTTATAATGTATTctattatacataatatactGCTGACAAACCCATggctgtctgtatctctctctctctctctctctctctctctctctcccttcctccgtctctcccttcctcactctctctttctccctctccccccctttcgCGCTCTCCGTCTCACCCTCTGCCCTCCACCTggtccctgtctccccccccccctccctctctgtcccccccctcagACCACAAAGCCCTCGCCAGCGCCCGGCAGAGCGTCATCTCGGAGCGGAGCGCCGGCACGCCgtccttccaccaccaccactccaccGTCTCCCTGCCCTCCCCGCGGGCGCCCGTCTCCCCCCTGTCCTGCTCTCCGCGGCCTGCCTCCTACCACCCTGCCTTCAGCTCCCTGCGGCCCGGGCACGCCGACGCCGCGGCCGAGCCGCTGTCCTTCGCCCCGGAGGACACCTTCAGGGAGCTGGACGAGCTCCAGGAGGACCCGGCGTTCTACCTGGAGGACCGcagctgggagggggaggacgcGGCCGCCGAGCTCAGCGACCCCACCCTCGACCTGCTGGACCACCCCGAGTTCCAGGTACCGCCGGCGCCCGCGATCGCCCGGGGGGCAAACGGCGTCagaagcatacacacacccaacacaaaaGTGTATTCACACAAAGAGTATTTTGGTCTGGTGGAAGAGGGAGGGTTTTAGTAGCCTGACGGCGGCAGTGTTCTGCAGCCCTGCTGACTCACAGCACGGCCTGAAGGGTGGATAAACAACACACAGAGTGTGCTTGCTTCCCTGTGCGTCCACGTGCGTTTAGTCATCGGATGCGCCGGCAGCCAAAGACATGAATGTCAGTGTGCGTAGCAGAGCATTGACTCGACCCTCGGGATGGTGGGAATGTTTCCGGGGGTCATGTCGAAGCACAACGACACACAAGTAACACACGATATATAAATGACGACATCGCGATCAGTGCCTTGATTTATATGATGATTCAATCTGTGATTTGATTCACTGATCCAGACAAGTCGACCTCCACACTGATTGGTCCGCGCGTTCTCTTCCACCGGATAGGAGGGCTTCTCTCCGCTCTACGACCTGCAGCACTCCTTCCTGGAGATGACCTTCGGCGGGAGGAGCGAGGGGGATCTGCTGAGCCACCTGGAGAGCGTCCGCGAGGCGGCCAAGCGGACCGCGAGGCACTGGGCACACAGGAGAGCGTGCTTCCTCCTGGGGCGGCTCTGTGCCAGGAGGAACAAATACTCCCAGGTTTGTGCTGACGCTCTCTGCCCGTGCCTGAAGGTTCACTGCCAAGGCCAATAGTGCTAAGACAGGACTTCCTGTAATGAAGGCGAGGCCGCAAGAAGTTGCTTTCTTTGCATGTGCGACCATGGCTATACCTAGTTTTTTTTATGCCATTTCAgcaacgcttttatccaatcgTACAATACTGTGAGCGTATACGTTGGTAGCATCAGTGGCCTCGAAGGGAATATAAATCCCAATCCCTGGCAGTGTTACGCTCTACCAATTGAGCTGGCTGTGATCCACCATAATGAGTACATTACGTTGAGGGATCAGGTATCTTATGGGTGCATTTTGAACGTGCTGTGTCTTTACGTGTTCATTTGCCCTCTCGCGTTTGAATTTCAATGGAACCCCAGCAATGTGCACACCATGCTCTGCTAATTGAGTCAAACCGGACCAGAGTTCATGCATACCAATTCTCTTCCATGCAAAGAAGTGGAATGTTTCTCACTgaaacctccacctccagtaGGTCATACATTTAGTTCTGACGACAGATAACCTTCCGTGCAGGCGCGCGTCTACTACGAGGAGGCCATGAGCGTCGGTGTGGACGGCTTCTCCGACACGCCCCTCCTCCACGCTCTCTACATCAACCTCACCGCCGTGTACCTCAAGCAGCGCATGACCGACAAGCTGCCCCACACCCTGGAGAAGGCCTGCGCCATGCTCCTGGGTTCCCCCGGCCACGCCTTCTCCTCCCTGGACGAGGTGGAGCTCCTCAACCTGCTGCTGCGGCGGTCGGTGGTGCAGGGCGACAAGCACCTGGAGGCCCGCGTCTGCTACCTGGCCTCCAGCCTCTTCCTGCGGCTGGGGAAGGTGGACGAGGCGCTGCCCTTCATCGAGCGCCTGCAGTTCCTCATGCTGACCCTGTCGGACGTCGAGGGGCGGCCCGCCATCGCTCCCTTGGACCTGAACTGGCTGCTCAGCCAGCTCTACCACCGCAAGTACGTGCCCTTCCTGGCGCTGGCCGCGCTGAGCCTGGACTCCAGGCAGGACCACTCCCTCCCGGACGCCTTCCACAAGGTGGAGCTGTTCGTCCGGAACTCGGGCCGCCTGAACCCTCGCTGGAGGGAGGGCACGGCCCTGCTCCCCGCCCACATCGTGGTGTACCTCCAGCAGGCCCTGGCCGTGGCCGAGCAAGGGAGGGACTGGAAGACCCAGAGGGACCTGTGCCTGGGGCTGGCGTCCGTCTACCAGCAGCACGGCGTGCTGGAGAAGGCGGTGGGCTGCGCCCAGCAGGCGGTGGAGACGGGGGGGTACATCAACGAGGAGGAAGGGTTCCAGGCGTCCGTGCAGCTGGGCTGGCTGCTGGTGTTGACGGGCCAGACGGACCGGGCCCTGGACACCCTGGAGCCGCTGCTCACGTCTCTACAGGTGAACTCAGCTTCCATTTCGATCCGGGCGGGGGGGAGTTTGTTGTTATTCAGATTTCATTCGGCCAATCATTTAGCTCATTATGCTACTGCAGGCAAGGATAGTGTAGTGGTTTAGAACATTGTTTACATGATAAGAGTGGTAAATATTACAACTACTGCCAATACTCATTATAGTAGTCATGATAGTCTTactaataaaacaataaaaatcaTGACAAATAAATGAACGTCATATTTCTGTAAACTTTATTACTCTTCGCCGTCATCAGCCTCAAGTTGACATTCTGAATCACGGGCATTTCCAGGGGTCCGACAGCCCCACGCAGCGAGGGGTGATCCACAACCTGCTGGCCCTGTGTCTCAGGCGCCAGGCCGGGGTCCCAGAGGCCGGCCGCCACCTCCACCGGGCCCTGGCCATCGCTCGGGAGAGCGGGAACGAGAGGAACCAGGCCCTGGCGCTGGCCAACCTGGGCTGCCTGGCCATCGACACTGGGGCCTCCTGCCTGGCTGAACGCTACCTGATCAGGTGAGATCCACGTCTCTGCTTCACTCCTAGTGTGTCTTTGAATTGTCATTGTACTGTTGTTATTAACTCACAAactttttttgattgatttatatttttatattttatatatattgcataatctaatatataatatattgtgcaatattatgcattttttttaaatgttgttatGTTTTGCCAAGATGAAAATCGAATTGTGTATATGTAAATAATTGTTATTGAATCTTTTAAAGTGTTATCTCTTTCTAATTGTTATTTTGTACTTAACAATAGATTAATAGATAGATTTGATAGATTAATCCTAGGATGGATTAATGCAATTTATCTCATTATTTCATAgcacataaatgtgtttttattgtcatCATGGCTGACGATAATTTCACCCACACAAGTTCAGTTTTGGGACCAtaacatgtttgtttgttgcagATCCTTACGTCTATTCTGGGATCTTGCGGAGAGCCCTTCGGAGGAGGAGCATGTGCAGACGTACATGTGGTTGGGGCGGAGCTACAAGGACACTGGGAGGAGTCGAGATGCCAGGGCATGTTATGAGCTAGGGCTGCTGATCGCCTTACACGCCAAAAACCTGCATGGTGAGTTGCATCGCTTACTTTCCATTAGTGACGCAGAATGATATTCCGATCCTTTGTTCATGGGAACATTCTTTTGAAGTGATGTAAGGCAACCCAATTTGCGATTGAAATCATTGCTTGTACTTCAGAATCAGATCAGGTAACTTTATAATTGCATTCAGTTCTTAAAATAGATGTCCTGTCACCTAAATGATGCTGTGGTATTTCGTACTACTCTAAACAGGATAAAGAAGTCATTAGGGTGTTTTAATCCTAGATGAAAGGTTCAGGGCTCGAATCCAAATCAAAGAGTATAAGAAAAGTGGAAAAGTGGAAAATCGCAAATATTATTAGATAGGTGCAACATAGGTATATAAAGTAAAAGTCCTCCATATGCTCAATTGAATCTTCCTCATACTCATCAGGTGACCAGAAGTTCAACCGCACTGTCTTAACTGTCTGAATTATCAGTTGGTCCCAGTTGAGTGACAGTTGTGAATCCCTGTCCCCTCTCTGCCAAAGGCCAGATGGTAGTTGCCAAGGTGCTGAGCCGTCTCTACGCAGACATGCTGCTGTACGGCCAGAGCATCATCTACTACGAACACTGTGTGTCCGTGTCGCGCCAGCTGAAGGACAAGCGGCTGGAGGGGGAATATCTGGAGATCCTGAGTAGCCTCTACCTCTCACTAAACACAGAGAAGTGAGTCTCAtcccccctcccgctctcttcccctctctcacactctctctctttctctcctctctctctctctctctctcgccctcgccctcgccctctctctctcgctcttttgctctctcccctccaacCTCTCTATTTCCTGCGCACCGTAGCTCAAGAGAGTGCGACATAAGTTCTTAAAACGTTTGAGAACACCCCTCACACTTGATCGTACGGGACCCATGTGATGTGTCTGTTTCCACCACAACATTTATGACCGTCACAACATGCAAATATAGGCGGGTGTTAGGCTGCTAAAATTAGAGTTTGCTTAACCTTTAAAACCTGTATTTCCTTAAGTAGATTATCTATTTTGACTGTGTTCTGCCCCAACAATCTCAATTACTCACTGATGTTTGTTTTGTCTGAAAGTTACACAACTGCAATGTGCCCATGCGGTACAATCTAATCTTTAACAGCTGTGCTGTGTGTGGCTGGGCACGGGTCATGCTTATCGGCTATCTTTATATCCCTCATTCTCCTTTGGTCCATTATTACGTTGTCTAACATTCTCAGGTATTTACTGTTATGGTCGTGTGGCTTATTCCCGGGCAGCGGTCCAACAGTTTTTTTATGCTAAGGAGAGTTCCTAACTCCTGTTTGAAATGACCCGGAAGTATCTTAGTATCCAGCTCTTACCACGGCAGCCATTGTAAAGTTTGATTTGTGGGCGTTCCCTGCCCGTAACCATTTTCTTAGGCATTTGCTCTATAGTCTATTTCTTTAGAGCTGTCATCAAAGGACAAACGCTGACCGACTGTGTCCATCATAACCTTGGTTTTGGGTTTCAAGATGAAGCCATTGTGAAAGCGTCTTTTGTGTTTGATTTACTTTGTCGATACACAATCCCCACATTGGTAAAGTGTTTTGTAAGCTGCCGGTGAGCGACATTTTCCTTTTAAGCCATTGGAGGGATAATCACATTACTGACCCATTTGGTTGTGTTGCAGGTGTCAAACTTGACGACACATTTAATCCGTCACTCACTTGACTGAGCTGTGCGTTCTGTGGCGCAGGTCATCTCGTAAATCTCTAGACTACACCAAGCAGAGCCTGAGGATCTCCATCGACCTAggcaagagagaggaggagtcagagaccTGGCTCCAGGTGGGCCGCATCTACTACCTCATCCACGAGGACGAGCTGGCGGACATGTACCTCCAGGTGAGAGAGAAGATAACCATCGACTAAATAATGAAGTTCGGCGCGTCGCAAGGGCGACATCTAGTGGTGGACTAAGGAACAGCTGGAGGAACTGTGacgaaaaatgtttttttttcgggGAGTATGACAAATTAGTCTACCTCCAGGTATTAGAAAAAAAGTATAGCTGGAAGGTATTGGTAAGTAGTTTTCGAACCGTATGGGGAAGTTGAGTGTAGTCAAGGAACAGCAGGAGGAAATGTGACTCAAAAGGGTCGTTGTAGGTGGGGGTGATGTTTGGGAGTTAATAACCTGGAGCAAAAACGCCCTGGTAAAGGAAACATCGGGCTATAAATAGATTTTGTTGGCGGGTAAAGCAGTGTATCAATCAAGATAAGTCTAGAAGTTAATGAGGTATACACAATGAGAGGCAGTAAACATGCTTTGGCTGCAGCCACCATTCCTTTGAGTTGCTTGTGTGAACTGTGTTTACAGCCAACAACACTGCCAAACATCTTAACTCAGCGGCCTGCACTGGTAAACAAGGCAGGGACGTATCACATGCTCCGCATTCTGCCAGTGACCAAGTTACATTGCTCTCATCACTTTAAACCAAGTTACGCTTCTTCAGAAAAAACGCAAACTCAATTCCGGGAAAGCAGCATTGTGATCAAACAATTACACTAATACATCCTGTAATGGTCTCTTGATGTTTAACCCAGATTGACTGTCGTCATTTCACCAATCACCGTGATGCTAATCCTGTTTCACCGACACAGGCTGCGGTGAAGACTGCACTTAGGATGAATGACCCTCATTTTGCCATGAGTATCTACGAGGAGGCGGGGGACGTGTTCTTCAAGGGCCATAGGAGCCGCATGGCTTCACTGCCCTTCTTCAGGGTGAGGAGATGTTGGACTGGCGTTTGATTCATGTTGCCGGCTTCTAGGGCTGCACACTTGATCTCACTATACTGATGATAACATGGAGCTTTCTCTGGTAAAGAATACAGAACATTTCAGGttagatgataataataataataataataataataataataataataataataattttattagGATTTGAATAACCAATTTCAGTATTACATTTATAGACTGTCAGCTCATGGACAGCAGCTGACTTTGCTTGCTTCTGCCACGTTTTACCGTAATAATCCAatatttactttattatttattgatttaaaataagTTTAATAATTCATGAATCATTCttcagtcttttttttcttcagtcTTCATTCTTCAGTCATCCATTTACTTACGTTATATTTTCCTTTCTGGATGACACGGCAGGACGGCAGCCTTCCGTTCGCCCGCAGCATCCGAGACGTCCACTCGGAGTTCCGCCTGCTGAGTAAGCTGACCGAGCTGCTGATGACGCAAGGCGACCAGGAGGAGGCGCTGCAGTACGCCACACTGGCCGTTCAGATCGCCAGCAAAACAGGTCTGTGCCGACATCTGTTCCAAAATCACCAGTCACACGACCCTAATATAAAGGTTGAATATTGAGATTATGAAATAAACCCTAATCCGTGGGGCTCTCCACCACAATTACTTTATTATT
The DNA window shown above is from Gadus chalcogrammus isolate NIFS_2021 chromosome 10, NIFS_Gcha_1.0, whole genome shotgun sequence and carries:
- the sh3tc2 gene encoding SH3 domain and tetratricopeptide repeat-containing protein 2 isoform X2; this encodes MRNEEGRGSRQQKRDISPAELDALWREQPYALGGSNDHFPGNYIMTKGSEEGDGEEGPGGDSEEGGLEPASYWKRKEALLQSSTVSLGVGEKFFSEILLVFSGRRRSTEVPDSCLQEALRTRLRVVESNSQDVIQLFKDLSARLVSVHAEKDSFLLTFKTVEEVWKFSTYLALGYVARCLENFLFDHTFWLDPELLSDLEINVSVDEEHLATLYLGLVVQEGSFFAKALCRSTNQDEEYEVEEELSFERNDLLMVRDTGQDGMWEGTLLSTGLHGLAPVKSMQPLPYPFYQWFLRKYPGMAGCSPADKEHFEYPIVSGTCVAVEDHSPLGRDELQLNKGDVVEIQGLLVRGLDMFIGTQTSTGQTGFVRKAHVRPLDVVPLDGQLVFLTEEERAALAQVNPCSPEPSEPSSLLESLFSSDISSVYRLDRLDDCDFMYIRNRPKQDHKALASARQSVISERSAGTPSFHHHHSTVSLPSPRAPVSPLSCSPRPASYHPAFSSLRPGHADAAAEPLSFAPEDTFRELDELQEDPAFYLEDRSWEGEDAAAELSDPTLDLLDHPEFQEGFSPLYDLQHSFLEMTFGGRSEGDLLSHLESVREAAKRTARHWAHRRACFLLGRLCARRNKYSQARVYYEEAMSVGVDGFSDTPLLHALYINLTAVYLKQRMTDKLPHTLEKACAMLLGSPGHAFSSLDEVELLNLLLRRSVVQGDKHLEARVCYLASSLFLRLGKVDEALPFIERLQFLMLTLSDVEGRPAIAPLDLNWLLSQLYHRKYVPFLALAALSLDSRQDHSLPDAFHKVELFVRNSGRLNPRWREGTALLPAHIVVYLQQALAVAEQGRDWKTQRDLCLGLASVYQQHGVLEKAVGCAQQAVETGGYINEEEGFQASVQLGWLLVLTGQTDRALDTLEPLLTSLQGSDSPTQRGVIHNLLALCLRRQAGVPEAGRHLHRALAIARESGNERNQALALANLGCLAIDTGASCLAERYLIRSLRLFWDLAESPSEEEHVQTYMWLGRSYKDTGRSRDARACYELGLLIALHAKNLHGQMVVAKVLSRLYADMLLYGQSIIYYEHCVSVSRQLKDKRLEGEYLEILSSLYLSLNTEKSSRKSLDYTKQSLRISIDLGKREEESETWLQVGRIYYLIHEDELADMYLQAAVKTALRMNDPHFAMSIYEEAGDVFFKGHRSRMASLPFFRDGSLPFARSIRDVHSEFRLLSKLTELLMTQGDQEEALQYATLAVQIASKTGVTVNERTAYHRLATVYYRLQQYELAENYYLKSLSLCPSPEVMHPIQARYFTRVYTRLGDLTLYQLKDAFDAVGYFHLALAAALEDQTQPRALYVVYMKLAEIHAHHLPDPQLCHTYRDRAHSLRRVLAGEESPRCGREGGTPGEVSGGTGERGDVARQAVCCCAAENQETECAKEDEVFGDGEPETGDDSVRTRTETEWADCVTGEEEEEEEERRKRRRREGLSEGRSVCTAIRLRQSASDSAHTESFATAREHVTDSAPESRSDPNPHSDADTGNISHGASGDIDSIPVDLPALAQTPDGAGTGRVVDDTGRGWDQDVDVCHGVTDDDVTGILKGVGVSGGVGVGDSPSNIDQKQSLNNGSSPASDAPAGTRTMESVGEAVEDVNKHMGLDHVYT